TATCTTTTGCCTATGAAGAAGACAGGCCGGCGCTTACGGATATCAGCTTTAAAGTCAATCCTGGCAACGTTATTGCTATTGTCGGCCACAGCGGCGCAGGAAAGACAACATTAATCAATCTGTTATTAAAGTTTTATTCACCAAAATCAGGGTCCATACTTTTGGATGGTAATGATTTGAAAGACATTGACCATCATTGGCTGAGGCACCAGATTGGAGTGGTCTCCCAGGAGACCTTCCTTTTCCACGATACGATTGAAAATAACATAAAGTACGGCAGACCATCAGCAACACGAGAAGAGGTTATAGCCGCCGCAAGAAAGGCTCATATCCACAATGACATTGAATCATTTCCCGGCAGGTATGATACAAAGGTCGGAGAAAGGGGCTCAACCCTGTCAGTAGGGCAGAAGCAGAGAATTTCCATAGCCCGGGCCTTCTTAAAAGACCCGAAAATACTAATCTTTGACGAATCAACCTCAGCGCTTGATGCAGAGACAGAAGGATTGATTAAAGACTCGTTTAATGAATTGATCAAAGACCGCACAACTTTTATTATATCGCACCGAAAGTCAGTAGTTGACTCTGCAGACAAAATAGTTGTTCTTGATAAGGGGAGGATAATATGAAGGTTAATCGGTTCAGAGTGCCTTCAGTTTAGCCAGCCTCACGCACGCCTCTTCCAGCTCATTATCTCTCTTGGCAAAACAAAGGCGAATCAGGTTGCTGCCCTGAGGGCCATTAAAGAAAGCCTCTCCGGGCACACCGGCAACACCGGTCTTTGTAAGGAGGTGCATCGCCTTCTCCCTGCCTGTATCACCCGGCAAGCGGGATACATCGGCAAGTACATAGTAGGCACCCTGGGGGATATGCGGTGTTAGACCGGCCTTTTGCAGAACCCCGCAAATAAGG
The sequence above is a segment of the Nitrospirota bacterium genome. Coding sequences within it:
- a CDS encoding aminotransferase class I/II-fold pyridoxal phosphate-dependent enzyme, which gives rise to LICGVLQKAGLTPHIPQGAYYVLADVSRLPGDTGREKAMHLLTKTGVAGVPGEAFFNGPQGSNLIRLCFAKRDNELEEACVRLAKLKAL